GGTACTTTTTTGTGGCAAGTCTTGAGAGCACAAATCCCAAAGCAAGAGCATTCAACAGTTGTGCTGCTCACAAGCTacagcatttagatatagcaaCATGAACAATTGAATTGTTCCATTCTCACCTTTCTTCCAACCTCACTATTGTGTGATGCAGCTTGTCCAATGCAGCCATCATTATCCACACACTCAGTAAATTCTTTAGCAATCTTGATGCCATAGTTGCTGTTGTCTCCGCAGTGTGGAATTGATACAATACCAGGACTTGGTGTTGACGGTTCAGACAAATCACAAGCACATGATTCCAACTTGTGCTCCTTGCAATTCCTTGCAACCTCTCGAGCTATCCCTGCACTAATGATAGCATTGAGGAAAGCTGTTTCATGCGTTCCTGTAGAAGACATAGCTGTATGCATCACAGACACTAAACAGTTCATGGTTATACCTACCTCTTATAACAAACTTTCCCAGGTATGGCCCGGAATCAAAGACACTGCAATTCCAGGGCCTGTTCTTGAACAACTTCTGGCACTGATTAAGAGCCCGAAGTATCCCGATGGCGATAGTTGATAGCAGCTTAGTATCTCGCCTACAGATATTTAGCTGGCAGGTATTTAAGGTACCATTGAACAAGGCTGGGTCGGAACAG
This genomic interval from Dysidea avara chromosome 15, odDysAvar1.4, whole genome shotgun sequence contains the following:
- the LOC136245378 gene encoding protein Wnt-4-like, whose amino-acid sequence is MSGCTTILLLALLVVQFPSSYCSDWWSIVKERDHVFNQEDITSPISQNCSDPALFNGTLNTCQLNICRRDTKLLSTIAIGILRALNQCQKLFKNRPWNCSVFDSGPYLGKFVIRGTHETAFLNAIISAGIAREVARNCKEHKLESCACDLSEPSTPSPGIVSIPHCGDNSNYGIKIAKEFTECVDNDGCIGQAASHNSEVGRKLVSSTTVECSCFGICALKTCHKKVPEIEEIGIKLLAQYDAAKQIKENQLIDSSNLVYCNSSPNFCKRNLTEGIYGPSGRQCWPNRVGPSSCWEMCCGGPVEQRMATEIDTSQCYFEWSIKKIKCATKTVTRQYCK